The Butyrivibrio fibrisolvens genome window below encodes:
- a CDS encoding carbohydrate ABC transporter permease, whose translation MLIFNVLPIVFMILIAFTNYGGNIVPPKLIDWVGFDNFKQIFAMSGIKETFFRILSWNIVWAVCATVINYFCGLFLALLLNKRCVKGKTFWRAFPIIAYAVPGFITLLGFKFMFSYGGPINYYIKALGGSSIGFLDIDAGNKARLIGLLVNAWISVPTSMLLATGILSNMNNELYEAASLDGAGRWKQFTKLTLPFVVFSTTPTLITGFVGNFNNFGVFYFLRGGLYLDDYFLASDTDLLINWLYNLSIDNNYYGIGAAVSLIIFVITSVISLSTYVNSSAFKKEDTFR comes from the coding sequence GTGCTTATATTCAATGTTCTTCCAATTGTCTTTATGATCCTCATAGCCTTTACCAACTACGGCGGCAATATTGTACCGCCAAAGCTTATCGACTGGGTAGGATTTGATAATTTCAAGCAGATTTTCGCTATGTCCGGCATCAAAGAGACATTTTTTAGGATTCTTAGCTGGAATATAGTCTGGGCAGTCTGTGCTACAGTCATCAATTATTTTTGCGGTTTGTTTCTTGCGCTGCTTCTTAATAAGAGATGTGTCAAAGGAAAGACCTTCTGGCGGGCATTTCCAATTATCGCTTATGCAGTTCCCGGATTTATAACCCTTCTTGGTTTTAAATTCATGTTCTCTTATGGCGGCCCTATCAACTATTATATTAAGGCTCTTGGCGGGAGCAGCATTGGCTTTCTTGATATCGATGCCGGCAATAAGGCAAGGCTTATAGGCCTTCTTGTAAATGCATGGATATCTGTACCCACATCGATGCTGCTTGCAACAGGAATCCTTTCTAATATGAACAATGAACTGTATGAAGCAGCAAGCCTTGACGGAGCAGGAAGATGGAAACAGTTCACAAAACTGACACTTCCATTTGTTGTCTTCTCAACAACTCCTACGCTTATAACAGGATTTGTAGGCAACTTTAATAACTTCGGTGTGTTCTATTTCCTTAGAGGTGGCCTTTATCTTGACGATTATTTCCTTGCCAGCGATACAGATCTTCTTATCAACTGGCTGTATAATCTTTCAATTGATAATAATTACTATGGAATAGGAGCTGCGGTGAGCCTTATCATATTCGTGATCACATCAGTGATATCGCTGTCAACTTATGTTAATTCATCAGCATTTAAGAAGGAGGATACATTCAGATGA